In Bacteroidota bacterium, one DNA window encodes the following:
- a CDS encoding twin-arginine translocase TatA/TatE family subunit, producing MNLFILLGMIGPWQIVLIVAIVLLLFGGKKIPELMKGIGKGAREFKKGLSGEDEEKDKDSGTDTKKIEKP from the coding sequence ATGAACCTTTTTATACTTTTGGGCATGATCGGCCCATGGCAGATAGTACTGATCGTCGCTATTGTCCTCCTCCTGTTTGGGGGAAAGAAAATTCCCGAGCTTATGAAAGGGATAGGTAAAGGTGCCAGGGAATTTAAAAAAGGACTTTCCGGTGAAGATGAGGAAAAGGATAAGGATAGTGGCACCGATACCAAAAAAATTGAAAAGCCGTAA